CGCCGCGGATCACGCTGGAGCAACTGGTGGATGCCGGCGAGGCGATGCTGATGGAGATGGTGGGGCTAGCGCGAAAGGCGCGGAACACTACGGCTTCGTAGGGTGGGCAAGGGCGCGCTTGCGCCGTGCGCACCATGCGTTCGCGTTGGTGGTGACAAGGTGGGCACGCTTGTGCTTTGCCCACCCTACGGCGCCGTCCTTGCGTAAACATTTAACCCTACCGCGAACAATCCCGACGCCCTGGGCCGCGCTGCGCTACCTAACCGCTGCGGACATCTCCCGCGTCCGCCGGAGGACGCGTCATGGACCTCAATCGCCGCCATCTCATCGGAGCTTCGACCGCTGGCATCGCCGGTGCACTCGCCATGCCGGCTGACCCTGCGCGCGCGGCGCCGCTGACGTCCCTGCTCGGCCGCGATGTCACACACTATGGCGTGCGGCCAGGCAGCGGCGAGGATCAGACGCGAGCGCTTCAGCGTGCAATCGACGAGACCGCGCGGGCGCAGGTGCCGCTCGCCTTGCCCCCCGGCATCTATCGGACCGGTCTGTTGCGGCTTCCGAACGGCGCGCAATTGATCGGCGTGCGCGGCGCGACCAAGCTCGTCTTCACAGGCGGAGCGTCAGCGATCCAGAGTGACGGTTCCGACGCGATCGGCCTCACCGGCATCACCTTCGACGGCGGCGGCATTCCGCTGCCGACGCGGCGCGGACTGATCCACGTTCTCGGCGGCCGCGACGTTCGCATCACGGATTGCGCGATCATGGGCTCGGGCGGCAGCGGCATCTGGCTCGAACAAGTGTCCGGCGATATTTCCGGCAATATCTTCACAAATATCGCGATGACGGCGGTGGTCTCATTCGATGCCAGGGGCCTCAGCGTGTCCCGCAACACCATCACCGGCACCAACGACAACGGCATCGAGATCCTGCGCACGGCGATCGGCGATGACGGCACGCTGGTCGCCGATAACCGCATCGAGGACATCAAGGCCGGTCCCGGCGGCTCCGGCCAGTACGGCAACGCCATCAACGCCTTCCGTGCCGGCAATGTGATCGTGCGCGGCAACCGCATCA
This genomic stretch from Bradyrhizobium sp. CCGB12 harbors:
- a CDS encoding TIGR03808 family TAT-translocated repetitive protein, with protein sequence MDLNRRHLIGASTAGIAGALAMPADPARAAPLTSLLGRDVTHYGVRPGSGEDQTRALQRAIDETARAQVPLALPPGIYRTGLLRLPNGAQLIGVRGATKLVFTGGASAIQSDGSDAIGLTGITFDGGGIPLPTRRGLIHVLGGRDVRITDCAIMGSGGSGIWLEQVSGDISGNIFTNIAMTAVVSFDARGLSVSRNTITGTNDNGIEILRTAIGDDGTLVADNRIEDIKAGPGGSGQYGNAINAFRAGNVIVRGNRIKNCDYSAVRGNSASNIHISGNSVSDVREVALYSEFAFEAAVIANNTVDGAAVGVSVCNFNEGGRIAVVQGNIIRNLIPKRPIGTAPDDDAGVGIYIEADTSVTGNVIENAPSYGIVAGWGKYLRDVAITGNVIRKALAGVGVSVMPGAGTALVNNNMISETPRGAVVGLDHALAVTSDLSADGAQRFAQVVVGGNAVRR